The following is a genomic window from Oncorhynchus kisutch isolate 150728-3 linkage group LG6, Okis_V2, whole genome shotgun sequence.
ccttaaccaacagcgcagttcaagaaatagagttaagaaaatatttactaaataaaatggTAAAGATAAAGTAacacagaattacataacaataacaaggctatatacaggaggcaccggtactgagtaaatgtgcgggggtacaggttagtcaaggtaatttgtacatgtaggtaggggaaaggaactatgcatagattatacagtgagtagcagcagtgggggatcaatgtaaatagtccaggtggtcATTTGATTGAtcttatagcttggggatagatgttcaggagccttttggacctagacttggtgctccagtatgacttgggtgacaggagtctctgacaccgcctggtatatagatcctggacggcaggaagcttggccccagtgatatactgggccgtacgcactcctctgtagcgccttatggtcagataccgagcagttgccatacgagGCCGTGaggcaaccagtcaggatgctctcgatggtgcagctgtataactttttgaggatctgggaaccCATGCCAAACCATTTCAGTCTCCTGACAGGAAAAAGGtggtgtcgtgccctcttcacgactgtcttggtgtgtttggaccataatagtttgcTGCACTTAGCATTATTATGCAATGGAAGACAGGTGAAACAATCTAACAATATTTCTAATAAATCTAAATTTAAGAACACCCTATCCTGACACATGTAAACCAGTGTTATTTTTAATAGCAAATAATACTCAAAAGTGATTCTTCATCAACTTAAAAGTTGATGTGGGGTGACACCTGCTGGTCAAATGAAGGAGAGAACTATGAGCAAAAAGGTCGTAAGGGGCCAGTAGACTGGATTCAAAATGTCACATGTTGATATGATCCAATTTCAACCTCAGTTACTAGGCTATCCCACATTACATCACTATGTATAATTCTATCACATCAAGAACTGAAATCCTGCCTTGCCTTCCCTATACATGTAgaaccagtagtgagagtattgAATGAAAAAGAGAAACTTGTTCCCCAGCAACTGAAAGCACACAAATACAAGGTAGACAACAGATTGGCTGGCTGACACACAGtgaacagacacacatacacaaagagACTatgtacaggcacacacacgttTAAGAATACAGCTTTACTAATAAGGCCCAAGCaagaattgtttaaaaaaaagaagagcaTTCAGCAAGTGATATTGGTGTGATATTATTGTCCACAAAGAGTGGACATCGCCACAGAGAGGTTACATTGTTCCAAAGCGTTAAGGAGAAATTCATGAAAAAACATTGGGAGTAGCAATAGAAGTGACGACTACATAGATGAAAATATCATTGTAAAGTCAATTCATGTCAATCATTCTATCTTCTGTTCGCCCATCTCCTTATTCAGCTCTTCATAAGTAGCGTCCTCCTCCTTGTCGTCTCCCTCGTCTGCCCGTGAGTTAGGGACCCACAGCCCAGAGTCAATGCATCTCTTCATGTGGACCTTAGCCTCCTGACGGGTGGGAACAATGACATTCAGAGCACCAGTTTATAACAACTTCAGGAGGTTTTATTCCACTATTCAGTGTGCCTTTACATTTGTAGAACAATGTATGTTGTCGGTATGCTTGCCCTGAGCATGTGGAAGACAATACAACAAAAGAAACACAGGAATGGATTGTTTTGTAACCTACCGTTGGGTCCAGCTTCGTGATGACAGTCTGCAACATGGCAATGTCCTTCTcgtcaaaacatttctgcatctCCTACAAAAAGGACAAAATAAATGGCTTTGTTAACTTGCAAAAACAGAGCTAGGGATGATGATGGAAGGACGGTGCTAAATGGAGGAGGTGCAGCAGTAGATGTCCTGTACCTCAGGTAAGGACTCATACACCTCGGCAGGATCCAGTCCTCCGGGCCCCAGgcgtttctgtctctcctcctcttcgtACTCCTTCATGGCCCTCTCGATGCGGATCTTGGCCCTGCCGCGCACCCTCTCCTTAAAGGACTCCAGCTCATCATTGAAGGCATCCTGATACTGCTGATCTGCAGTCTGAGAGAGGGAAATGTAAATGTTAGTCTATATACTTTGCTATTGAGTGCAAGTGGGAAACGTATCACCTTTACACGCAAACAAACCTTTATCTTGTCGAAGAACTGACGGAAGCAACCGCGGGGATCCACCTTCAGGCTCTTAGCCAACTCCAGGATGAACTGCATCACTATGGTCTGGTGGGCCACCTGCTCCATCAGCGCTTTCTTCTACAGGAGGAAAACATCAACAGGACACTGACATTAACCCTTGTCTATGCTCATCTGTATCAAGAAAAGGCAACTGCATGTTTGGGCAAATAAAGAGGATCAGACGATCACTTACTAACCTACTTCATAACCTTCTCTACACCAGGATTGTGTTAATTATGTACCAAATGTAAGAAAATGGACAAACAGGGaaggactacctggacttgttcAACAAGAAACACTATACTTTtctgtttcaaaacattttgctaccctgtgccctactgaacattaCCCTGATGAGTGGTCTCGGGGGTAATGTATAGCGGATGAAATCCCTGATGGGTTATTAGTGGTTTGTCATATTACGGTTCTGTactcacctcctccacctccaggtCAATGCACATGATGACTAGGTAGTTGGCCGTCTCCTCACACACCAGGTGAGGGTTGTCTGATAGGTACTTCTGGCTGTCGTCCCAGCGTTTCATCATACCTGACAACAGAGACAGATACCATGGCCATGACAACTACCCACCAAGAATGGGGACAACAAAGAATGGGAAAATTACTCACCAAAGTGTTTGATCTCTTTCTCATACTTCTCCACAAAGGTCTTGTGTTTCTGCTCTTTCTGCTCCTCGgtctcctccttcacatctggcTTAACATTCATAACACTctaggagagacagaaggagtgagagagagatcggAGTGGGACAGAAGGAGTGAGAGATCGGAGTGGGGGCAAGTCAAGTGGCATCAGCAAATAACCATCACCTGCAGCCAGGGTGCACCAGTGGTTCCACACACTTAACCCACCTTGCTGAAGCCCTCCTTGCAGAGTGTGTCTACATTCCATGGCATCTTCTTCTCTTCCCGCCGGTGGTCCTCCAGTTTCTTCTCCCAGTCTCGCTCCTCCTTCTTCAGCCTCTTCTCCTCGGCCTGTGCCTTGCTCAGCTCTGCTTTGGCATCGTCCGTGACTGAACTGGACAGATTCTTGGTCTTCTTCTGTGCTTCAGTCAACTTGCGCTTAGATTCAGCTAGCCCCTTCTCCAGGTCCTCCCCAGCCTTTATGAACTGGTCCATCCGTTCCACACGCGCCTAGGTGATGGTGGGGAGAGGGGTCAGGACAAAGATATCTCCTCGCGGATAACTACC
Proteins encoded in this region:
- the LOC109893481 gene encoding hsp90 co-chaperone Cdc37; this encodes MTSRIDYSVWDHIEVSDDEDDTHPNIDTPSLFKWRHEARVERMDQFIKAGEDLEKGLAESKRKLTEAQKKTKNLSSSVTDDAKAELSKAQAEEKRLKKEERDWEKKLEDHRREEKKMPWNVDTLCKEGFSKSVMNVKPDVKEETEEQKEQKHKTFVEKYEKEIKHFGMMKRWDDSQKYLSDNPHLVCEETANYLVIMCIDLEVEEKKALMEQVAHQTIVMQFILELAKSLKVDPRGCFRQFFDKIKTADQQYQDAFNDELESFKERVRGRAKIRIERAMKEYEEEERQKRLGPGGLDPAEVYESLPEEMQKCFDEKDIAMLQTVITKLDPTEAKVHMKRCIDSGLWVPNSRADEGDDKEEDATYEELNKEMGEQKIE